From a single Bacteroidota bacterium genomic region:
- a CDS encoding ferritin-like protein encodes MSSKDAISQPRAEIQNRADLIQALTVASQLEHGLMLMYLYAAFSMKSFPEELTQNAEPEVLRSKLRNWEAGILRVARQEMEHLGFVCNMLSAIGGNQYFDRPNFPQPKQFWPVKLPIQLERFNVSSLLRFLAFEKPQNLKDPDIDPLLKLQTTALKSSAQPIELRFSSIGDLYGQIRKAFATLPEDQLFVVPAKEQVNNDTLFGSGSMTKPTYDMFIFKVWDRQSAINAVDEIIEQGEGTLSPGTLKVSDLDPNCHYMQFRKIFEEYIGGFGRMNPPQPVFEGARNCVRNPAWELHQDTITMEVFRGVDPQPELSVAVVTHPWTRELMGIANTAYESLMQMLVRLYTYAGDTPAEIDGLVQTVFFPMMTMAIRPLSELVSLLPAFADGKGGYTAGPGFEFFRTIGFLPHKPAAWITIHERLAENAANFAEAVKVVPPEVKKLLEQQGYRPDVALPFIQQNLSRISMNFATYMNL; translated from the coding sequence ATGAGTAGCAAGGACGCTATTTCGCAGCCCCGTGCTGAAATTCAGAACCGTGCGGATCTGATTCAAGCGCTCACGGTTGCTTCGCAGCTCGAACACGGGCTCATGCTGATGTACCTTTATGCGGCATTTTCCATGAAGTCATTCCCCGAGGAACTGACGCAAAACGCTGAACCGGAGGTCCTTCGCAGCAAGCTTCGCAATTGGGAAGCGGGCATTTTGCGGGTGGCACGTCAGGAAATGGAGCATCTCGGGTTTGTCTGCAACATGCTTTCGGCGATTGGGGGCAATCAGTATTTTGACCGGCCCAATTTCCCGCAGCCCAAGCAGTTTTGGCCGGTGAAGCTGCCCATTCAACTGGAGCGGTTCAATGTTTCCTCCCTGCTGCGGTTCTTGGCCTTCGAAAAGCCACAAAACCTGAAGGATCCCGACATTGATCCGCTGCTCAAACTTCAGACGACTGCGCTCAAATCCTCCGCACAGCCCATCGAATTGCGGTTTTCCTCCATCGGGGACTTGTATGGGCAGATTCGAAAGGCATTTGCAACCCTTCCCGAAGACCAACTGTTTGTCGTTCCAGCCAAGGAACAAGTCAACAACGACACACTTTTTGGTTCGGGGAGCATGACCAAACCCACGTATGACATGTTCATTTTCAAGGTATGGGACCGCCAAAGTGCGATCAATGCCGTGGATGAGATCATTGAGCAGGGGGAGGGGACGCTTTCGCCAGGGACTTTGAAGGTCAGCGATCTCGATCCCAACTGCCATTATATGCAGTTTCGGAAGATTTTTGAGGAATACATCGGCGGATTTGGCCGGATGAATCCCCCGCAGCCGGTTTTTGAGGGGGCGCGGAATTGTGTGCGCAACCCAGCCTGGGAATTGCATCAGGACACGATCACCATGGAAGTCTTCCGCGGGGTCGATCCACAACCCGAATTGTCGGTTGCCGTGGTGACGCATCCTTGGACCCGCGAACTCATGGGCATCGCCAATACCGCCTACGAATCGCTGATGCAGATGCTCGTGCGCCTGTACACATACGCGGGGGACACTCCTGCGGAGATCGATGGCCTCGTGCAGACGGTGTTTTTCCCGATGATGACCATGGCGATCAGGCCGCTGTCGGAATTGGTGAGTCTGCTGCCGGCCTTTGCGGATGGCAAGGGAGGTTATACTGCGGGTCCCGGCTTCGAATTTTTCCGCACGATCGGCTTCCTGCCCCATAAGCCGGCAGCCTGGATCACGATTCACGAACGGCTTGCTGAAAACGCCGCCAATTTTGCGGAGGCGGTGAAGGTTGTGCCGCCCGAGGTCAAAAAACTGCTGGAGCAACAAGGCTACCGGCCCGATGTGGCCCTGCCTTTCATTCAGCAAAACCTGAGCCGCATTTCCATGAATTTTGCCACCTATATGAATCTCTGA